Sequence from the Cinclus cinclus chromosome 21, bCinCin1.1, whole genome shotgun sequence genome:
AGTCACTTTCACTTACACAAGGCAAAAACAACGGGACAAGCCCTGCAGCCATCTCACTTCACAGCTGACACACGCTGCTGCAACTAAAGGAGGAGAAGTGGTAAGTGATACTGGCAGTCTGCAACCTCATTCTGCCAACACCCAGAGTCTGATTACCAGGCCATGTACACAGGAGGTGCTCACCTCGTTTCCTCAGCTCAGCTTCTCCCCTCTCAGCCTGCAGCTGACACCTTTCCAGGCTACCAGGGGGGCAATGAACTGCCCTGCTAGGTGAACCAGGCTAAAGCAGGTTTGCAGAGTGCTGCtattcacaggaaaaaaaacctgaaaaactAAAGGTATCTGTATGTCAAAACAGACAACCCTTGAGTGGGTGGCAATTTGTAAAGATCTCTAACAGAGCGATGCATCAGGGAACAAGGATATCTTCTGGAACCATCTGCAAAATGTTATGGTGCCAGGCATAAAGCACATACTAACACAGAACTCAAATTCAAACCAGGCATTTCAGAGCATTTTCAACTcttaaaataacaacaaaaaaaaaaaaatccattgtgCGCCACATAACTGAGCAGGACTTGGAatataagttaaaaaaaaaggattagCTTGAGTTTCCCTTTGTAGCACAAGGGCTGAGCCCAAGAGTCACCGTTTACTGTATAACTCTTTAATTGCTGCCATCTTACCTGATGTGACCAACCAATTCAATGAGTTTGTGGCTGAAGAAGTAGGCAGTCAGCTCAGACACATGACTGAGCACAGAACAAACTCCAAAGAGAGTGGTGGTGCCATTCAGGTCTTCCAAGTGCCAGTACAGAAAGGTGAACACAAAGCCATATCCAAAGCCCATGAACCAGGCCACGAAGAGCACGGAGCCATACTGGATACTGCACAGCAGTTTAATTAGGTCCCAAAAACTGAAAGACTGTGACTGGCTCATACTGGTAGGAGTGTTATCTGAAGATTCATTGGAGGCATTTCTGTCCACCTGTGAGATCTCTACctcttttctcttattttcatcTTGGTTGAAGTGCGCATAATGAAATCGAAACTGGGTGGCCACAATTAAGGCCATTGTCATGAGGACACCAAAAACAATGAAAACGATCCTGTAGTTCTTGTACTCTGGAGCTTTGCATCCTTGACCTTCAAtggcaacttctgtgtgagTATAGTCAATGCCAATTCCCACAGAGAGCAtggccagcccccagcccagagATCCCCACATACGCTGCAATCCATACCGGTCCCTGTGCTTGCCAAGGTACTGCAGAGTTATGGTGTCCACGATGGTAACAGAGGAAGCACTGAAAAATTCTCCTATTATGACAACCAGCAGAATGAGTAGAAAGATGGCCTCTACTTCTTGTTGATCATAAACGAGCACAGCTTGGTCAGAAGGCATCGGCTTTGTGCTGATGGAAGCTGGGGTGGTGCTCAGAGTTGCGGTCCCTGGTGAGGCTGGGCTAGTAGTGGTACTTTTCAGAATCAGATGGGTACTGTTTTCCAAGGTAAAATTCTCATCATTGCTCTGTGTAGGTACCAGGAATGTTATTTCGGGATTAGGTGTCCCTGCTGTTTCCAAAGTGACTGGACTGGAAGAGGCCAGGTCTCTCCTCCCACGAACTTTCGGGGATGCAGCACTCACCGTGGTTACTGGAGAAGACGTCGAGGCGTTTTGCAGAATTGTTGTTAAAAGGCTGCTTGCATtggtgggatgtgctgggggaaGGCCCTTTGGTACACATCTTAAGGTGGCTGGTCTCACAAATCCAATGCCCAGGTTAAATAAAACCCAGCATAAAAGTGAAAACAGGAGGACAATCTTGCCTTTCTTGAAGCGATCTGCCACCACTCCCCAGAAGGGAGCACTGCAAAACTCAATAAAGTACCTGATGCCCACCAGAAGTCCGCTCTGGCTGGGTGTCATACCCAGCTGCTTGTAGTACACGGGCAGCAAGGGGTACAGAGAGCCATATGCAGaatagaagaaaaagtaaaagacTTTGGAGATCAGAAGATCGTTGTTTATTTTGACACAGTGCTTTTCTAACCAATCCAGCTCTTCATCTGGGACAGTGGTTGTCTCTGTCGAAGGGGATTCATTATTGGGTGGCAAGTCTTGATCCTTGGAAATGCCATTGAAAGGATCAGCAAGCACATACTTTCTCTTCTGTTCCTCTTCGTCATCAGTTAGAATGGCCACCTTATCATCAGCTGCCATGGTTTACCACAAGCATCCAATATCTGGTGGACTCTCAAGGAACTAGGGCTACCCTGTGAACAAATAAAACATAAGGTGGTTAAGGTACCACAGGGGAGCAGACCTGCAATGCCATCCATCAAGGACAAAGACAGCTTCTTTCTTATAAGTAACATTCCTGAGCAATAAATGCAGTATTCAGGGTGGAGAGGGCCATTTGTCTAGACTAGTGGTACATGGTAGCaacaataaaaatgtgttttatgacCAATTCTGTGAAGTTCTCCCAACAACAGCTTTTATACTGTGCAATAAAACATCTTTCATTTTTAGGAGAGAGAGTAACTTATACATTCGGAGTTACTGTGGCAATTAAGTGCTAGCATTTGCAAGTCTCTTCTTTCAAGTTAGTTTCTCTCCCCCAAGGCTAACTGCTTTATTTCCAGTATTCCCTCCTGTGCCAAAGGATAGACATGATTTTGTATCTAAGCAGCCAAATATATCCGGGTTATTTTCATCATCAAAACAAATTACTATCCAAAGCCTCATGATGGCCTTCAAAAGGTTCATCAGTTTCCTCTTGAAACACATTTTCCCTAAGCATTCCACAACTACAGCAGAAATTGATGGGAGGCTTGAGTTTCTAGGCTGAATGGTAAGAGGTGGGAATTAGGATAGGGCTTTAAGATCAAAATTAGGATAACAATCTCAAAGACATCAAAGACCTGGGAACAAAGAAACAGAGCCAGGCCCTATAAAGGTATCTTCaagtgaaattctgaaattgaAAGAAGGTAGACTGGGAGGTAACAGCACCGCAGCTGCCTGCGCTTGTCTTCTGCAGAAGAGCCTGCAAAATCGATAAACAAgactaaaaatataaattaaacaCTCCTTAGACTTTGAGTGACCAACCAGCTTTCACATTTAGAAACTACCAATTCCAATAAACTAGCCTATCTAAGAAAAGCCTCCttttcaaagaataaaaaccAGCTCTGTCAGCAGGCTATCACCTCCAAATCATTACTAAAAAACTGGTTTTGCTCTATTGGTACCTTTAAATTTAACCTAGTACGATTAGCTCAAGTTCAACATGAGAAAGTTTAAACATTCAATATATTTTGGATTTGTTATCCCTTTGCTGTTTGGGTTAGTATTACTATCACAGAGGAACTTTTTCAAGGACCAGTATTTGAAAACAGAACCAAAAGAACCTGAAATTTCTCAAAGAGCACTCAATTTATGATCTGGACCAGCTCAAGGAATCTGGACAGATGATCCTACTGAGATCCTTCCAACTCTGGATATTATATCATTCTATTGTAAGTATTTTTTGCAATTTATATTTCTGCACTTTATTCCAAGTAGAAGAGGACAATGAAATAAGTCTTTCATTACTCATCTGAAAGCACAGTATCATCCCCTTAAAATTAGTCATGCAACAGTATATTCAGTGCCtttaaattaattcattatAATTCATCATTATTTAATACTGACAATGGATttggaattatttatttaatactgATAAAGGCTACTAAGAGAAAAAAGACTAACATTCACTAGTATGTTAAATTAATTGTTTCCTATTGGTTCAACATATATTTAACAGCTGACAACAAGCCATGGATATTTCTGAAAACAACAGTTCATTAAAATAACCTAAACCTTACATAGTTCAGTGAAAGACACGTCTAAAAAGACCATCAATAAAGTCCCAAACACTCATAAGGTTTGTGTatgtttttcacttttaaatgcCATTTCTGTGGGATACTGTCTACAAGGATCTCTGGCTTCACTTAGGGAGAAAAGGCTACATACAAATCTTGGAACCTTAAACATTCCTGTATTCAAGGTCAGAACTAAATGAAAACCAtaccagcacacacacacagagttaaGCTTTTTTCCTCCACTTTCCTCCGAGACAATCcgattaatttaaaaaaaaaaaacaacctattTCAACTGTCAAAAGATTAGACAGTCCTAATTAAGTTGTTAGAACAGTCAAATGTGAAAGCACATTTTCTTGCTCTTACCTGTTACCATCAAAAGCCACATGAACCAAAACCCAGCAGCTGTCTAGTGAGCTCCTGCAATTTTTGGTTCAGCTGTCTAGTGAGCTCCTGCAATTTTTGGTTCAGCTGTCTAGTGAGCTCCTGCAATTTTTGGTTCAGCCAGCCACATCCATCTGACAGGCAgaactgtggggtttttgcttATCTCCATACCCATAAAACAAACCCTTCTAATGAGTAAATTAGATCAGCCATCATCTGtgctcttattttctttatgccTTGCCTTTCTTTGACAACAAAGACTCCAGATCTTGTGCAGGGCCCCACTTATGTCAAGGGGATGTAACTGAGCTTTCAGTATATGCTCATCTGTTTACACCAATTTGCTTGCTTGCTGCATCAGAGCTTTACAGCATTTACTTCTGAAGAATAGACTTCATGCTTCCCAGACACGACAAGACAGAACTCACATTTTAACCATGTGGATATTTCAGGACAACTTCTTTGTAGGTATGGTTTGAAATAATCCTGATTTAAATAAGATTAATCCTATATATGAGCTCTGAACCATCTGGTTTCATATAAATTATACTGAAGGCTTTTAGAGCAATTAGTATTCAAtctttttaaactttgtttcccttctctaTTGAAGCGGAATTTCAATTTCATATGTTGCATGAATAGTGAGTACATAACAAATTATGATACTGTTAATCTTTAAACACTTTAGCTGCTGCATATTCTTCTCTCCTCCATAATTTATATTGGCCTCAGCATCCATCTTCTAACACGCTGCATCTGCATAATCCGAAAGATCCACTCCTGCTGTTCTGACTAGAACATCCTGCATTAGAATGCTATGAAAAGTACATTTCATAAtaatttcagtaaatattttcccACACTAAGAGCTTCATTGAATGTTATTAATAATACAGAATATACTCTTCAGAAATGTAACAGCATCAAGAGTGGTAGGAGCCATATGGCATTCTTTATTGTTTTGATCACTAGTTTGTTTAGGAGTCAGGCTTTTAAAATCATATTAAGCAATgttttaaattctaaaaataaatgactgaaaatgagaaaatgaacagaGCAGTActgttactgaaaaaaaaatctacaaaaacCCTGAACCTATGAGACTTTCCCTCTA
This genomic interval carries:
- the MFSD6 gene encoding major facilitator superfamily domain-containing protein 6; this encodes MAADDKVAILTDDEEEQKRKYVLADPFNGISKDQDLPPNNESPSTETTTVPDEELDWLEKHCVKINNDLLISKVFYFFFYSAYGSLYPLLPVYYKQLGMTPSQSGLLVGIRYFIEFCSAPFWGVVADRFKKGKIVLLFSLLCWVLFNLGIGFVRPATLRCVPKGLPPAHPTNASSLLTTILQNASTSSPVTTVSAASPKVRGRRDLASSSPVTLETAGTPNPEITFLVPTQSNDENFTLENSTHLILKSTTTSPASPGTATLSTTPASISTKPMPSDQAVLVYDQQEVEAIFLLILLVVIIGEFFSASSVTIVDTITLQYLGKHRDRYGLQRMWGSLGWGLAMLSVGIGIDYTHTEVAIEGQGCKAPEYKNYRIVFIVFGVLMTMALIVATQFRFHYAHFNQDENKRKEVEISQVDRNASNESSDNTPTSMSQSQSFSFWDLIKLLCSIQYGSVLFVAWFMGFGYGFVFTFLYWHLEDLNGTTTLFGVCSVLSHVSELTAYFFSHKLIELVGHIRVLYIGLACNTARYIYISYLENAWTVLPMEVLQGVTHAAIWAACISYLSAAVPPELRTSAQGILQGLHLGLGRGCGAMVGGVLVNYFGPAATFRGIGMACLVILLLFALIQWMLVPDEEEEKTMLAERIPVPSSPVPIATIDLVQQQSEDIMPRTEPRLPPKKTKHQEEQEDVNKPAWGISSSPWVTLAYAVYQIKEMVKLSKTNPAPENQPLQKTNENCSASSASSARQPQNLTDSEQSRNCSAPTPTAPSDSQADGSRVVSDHDAQPAAAGP